The stretch of DNA TTGGGTGCATCAGGACGGTCACGTCGTCGTAGTCGGCCAGCAGACGCTGGAATCGGACCCCCGGCGGTCGCCGAAACCAGCGAACGAGCCACCAGATACCGAGAACGAGCGCAACGACGACGAGAACAAGCAGCGACAGCACGAGGGGCTCGAGCGAGCGGACCGAGTCACCGACCGACTGGGATACCAGTAGCGTCTCCCCGACGAACGTGGTGGCTGTCGGGGCGGTCCCAACGCTCATATCGCCATGTCAAATCGAATCACCAAGAGTGTTCCCCCGAAAGGCCCGCTTTCGACCGCTATCGGTCGCCTCCTGAGGTCCGATAGCGGTCGATCGCATCACGATACCCCTCGCGGAACGTCGGAAAGGCGAACTCGTAGCCCAGTTCGCGCAGGTTCTCGTTCGAACAGCGCTTGCTCGTCAGGATCCGTCGCCGGCCCGCCTCCGAGAGATCGTCGTCCGCGAGCCGTTCGGCTTTCGTCCGCTTCGGCGGCTGCTCGACGCCGCATTCGTCGGCCAGCCAGTCCGCGAAGTCCCACTTTGAGGTCGGCTCGTCGTCGACGACCTGCACGACCTCGCCGCGCGCGAGGTCTTCCTCGAGCACGTACCGGACCGCGCCGGCAGCGTCGTCCCGATGAACCATGTTCAGATACCCCGCCGTCACAGGCCCCTCGAGATAGCGCTCGAGCCGGTACCGACCGGGGCCGTAGAGCCCGGCAAACCGGGCAACGGTCCCCTCGAACCCATAGTTGACTGGTTCCTCGAGCGCGAGCCGTTCGGCTTCCGCGAGTACTTCAGTTTTGTCGGTCGTGGGCTCGAGTGGCGTCTCCTCGTT from Natrinema sp. HArc-T2 encodes:
- a CDS encoding SDR family oxidoreductase, with product MRVAILGCGHVGIELGRQLAARDHEPIGVRRSDEGVEQIDDAGFEAVQADITDREALATVPDVDAIVFAASSGGRGAEAAREVYVEGLRTAIEAFGEREHVPDRLVYTSSTGVHGDHDGDWVNEETPLEPTTDKTEVLAEAERLALEEPVNYGFEGTVARFAGLYGPGRYRLERYLEGPVTAGYLNMVHRDDAAGAVRYVLEEDLARGEVVQVVDDEPTSKWDFADWLADECGVEQPPKRTKAERLADDDLSEAGRRRILTSKRCSNENLRELGYEFAFPTFREGYRDAIDRYRTSGGDR